From a single Couchioplanes caeruleus genomic region:
- a CDS encoding polysaccharide deacetylase family protein — MVVAVAVAGLTLASGVTARPAAAADTTPYRAQVFTRGYDTSKVVSLTFDLDWRTGTAAENAISKANLETVLRVFAANGITGGFGVTGRFAEQNPAEAKNIATQGHKVFNHSYSHPDFMTLTQAQRWSQLDRAEAAFKAAGIASAGWFRPYRSGYMDSGLNRDLALRGYYINLDWTFDTTGYKEASWATVSARIDQYTVPGAIIVMHVSIPSTDPGNLQLVIDKLRGMGYGFVSPFQAVTRGPVRDKYLAIGGPGSFGAATTGDLDATTADTAVQWFQSARIYHSPASGAHFVGGGVLTKYKSMGTVTSLLKFPVTDSLPAAGGGRYYDFQGGSIYWMSATGAHEVHGSIRTKWLALGSTGAFLGYPISDEVAVSVGRASQFQGGNVYWSSGAGAHEVHGSILKKYLSLGGTGSRLGVPVSDEYTVPVGRRSDFQHGAIIWDKPAKTISVIYY, encoded by the coding sequence GTGGTGGTCGCTGTCGCTGTGGCCGGCCTGACGCTGGCCTCAGGGGTGACGGCGCGTCCGGCGGCGGCCGCGGACACTACGCCGTACCGGGCTCAGGTCTTCACCCGCGGCTACGACACCTCGAAGGTCGTGTCGCTGACCTTCGATCTGGACTGGCGCACCGGCACGGCGGCGGAGAACGCGATCAGCAAGGCCAACCTGGAGACCGTCCTGCGGGTGTTCGCCGCCAACGGCATCACCGGTGGCTTCGGCGTGACCGGGCGGTTCGCCGAGCAGAACCCCGCGGAGGCGAAGAACATCGCCACCCAGGGCCACAAGGTCTTCAACCACAGCTACAGCCACCCGGACTTCATGACGCTGACGCAGGCGCAGCGCTGGTCGCAGCTCGACCGGGCGGAGGCGGCGTTCAAGGCCGCGGGCATCGCGTCGGCGGGCTGGTTCCGGCCGTACCGGTCCGGCTACATGGACTCGGGGCTCAACCGGGACCTGGCCCTGCGCGGCTACTACATCAACCTGGACTGGACGTTCGACACCACCGGCTACAAGGAGGCCAGTTGGGCGACCGTGTCCGCCCGGATCGACCAGTACACGGTGCCCGGGGCGATCATCGTGATGCACGTGAGCATCCCGTCCACCGACCCGGGCAACCTGCAGCTGGTCATCGACAAGCTGCGGGGGATGGGGTACGGCTTCGTCAGCCCCTTCCAGGCGGTGACCCGCGGACCGGTCCGGGACAAGTACCTGGCCATCGGCGGCCCGGGGTCCTTCGGCGCGGCCACCACGGGCGACCTCGACGCCACGACCGCCGACACCGCGGTGCAGTGGTTCCAGAGCGCCCGGATCTACCACTCGCCCGCCAGCGGAGCCCACTTCGTCGGCGGCGGGGTCCTCACCAAGTACAAGTCGATGGGTACGGTGACCTCGCTGCTGAAGTTCCCGGTCACCGACAGCCTGCCTGCCGCCGGTGGCGGCCGGTACTACGACTTCCAGGGCGGTTCCATCTACTGGATGTCCGCGACCGGCGCGCACGAGGTGCACGGCTCCATCCGCACCAAGTGGCTGGCGCTGGGATCGACCGGCGCGTTCCTCGGCTACCCGATCTCGGACGAGGTCGCGGTGTCCGTGGGCCGGGCCTCGCAGTTCCAGGGCGGCAACGTCTACTGGTCCAGCGGGGCCGGCGCCCACGAGGTCCACGGCTCCATCCTGAAGAAGTACCTGTCGCTGGGCGGTACGGGCAGCCGTCTCGGTGTTCCGGTCAGCGACGAGTACACCGTCCCGGTGGGCCGGCGCAGCGACTTCCAGCACGGCGCGATCATCTGGGACAAGCCGGCGAAGACGATCTCCGTCATCTACTACTGA
- a CDS encoding acyl-CoA dehydrogenase family protein, producing the protein MTTTQRKPAHVSEKQARQVAEAAREAEWRKPSFGKELFLGRFRLDLIDPWPAAEPRPDADEFLARLDAYVRSDVDGALIEREARIPDEVFQGLARLGAFGMKIDKEYGGLGLSNLHYCKALTLVGSANPSIGALLSAHQSIGVPQPLKTFGTAEQKKAFLPRLAAGEVSAFLLTEPDVGSDPARLGTVAEPVEGGYRLNGVKLWGTNGTVATLLVVMARVPEKGVTAFVVEADTPGITVERRNEFLGLRGLENSVTRFDDVFVPEENVIGGLGKGLKIALTTLNTGRLSLPAMCVGAGKWSLNVAREWSAERVQWGRPVGQHEAVAKKIAFIAATTYAMESMLDLCCLIADDDRNDIRIEAALVKLFASEMAWQVGDELVQIRGGRGFEKAESLAARGERPVEAEQMLRDLRINRIFEGSTEIMHLLIAREAVDAHLSVAGDIIDPDAGLGRKARAGARAGAFYARWLPTLAVGKGQQPSAYAEFGPLAAHLRYVERTSRKLARSTFYAMSRWQGKLERKQGFLGRIVDIGAELFAMSAVCVRAQAERQHRPEGVELADLFCRQARLRAEALFAALWDNTDSIDVKAARRVLEGRYAFLEQGVVTPQTDAPWVAVSSPESATGEDVRRRIPPPA; encoded by the coding sequence GTGACCACGACGCAGCGCAAACCGGCTCACGTCTCGGAGAAGCAGGCGCGGCAGGTGGCCGAGGCCGCCCGCGAGGCCGAGTGGCGCAAGCCGAGCTTCGGCAAGGAACTGTTCCTCGGGCGGTTCCGGCTGGACCTGATCGACCCCTGGCCGGCCGCGGAGCCACGTCCCGACGCGGACGAGTTCCTCGCCCGGCTGGACGCGTACGTCCGCTCCGACGTCGACGGCGCGCTCATCGAGCGCGAGGCCCGCATCCCCGACGAGGTGTTCCAGGGCCTCGCCCGGCTCGGCGCGTTCGGCATGAAGATCGACAAGGAGTACGGCGGCCTCGGCCTGTCCAACCTGCACTACTGCAAGGCGCTGACCCTCGTGGGCTCGGCCAACCCCTCCATCGGCGCGCTGCTGTCCGCGCACCAGTCGATCGGCGTGCCCCAGCCGCTCAAGACCTTCGGGACCGCGGAGCAGAAGAAGGCGTTCCTGCCCCGGCTGGCGGCGGGCGAGGTCTCCGCGTTCCTGCTGACCGAGCCGGACGTCGGGTCGGACCCGGCGCGGCTCGGCACCGTCGCCGAGCCGGTCGAGGGCGGCTACCGGCTCAACGGGGTCAAGCTGTGGGGCACCAACGGCACGGTCGCCACGCTGCTGGTGGTGATGGCCCGGGTGCCGGAGAAGGGCGTCACCGCGTTCGTGGTGGAGGCCGACACGCCGGGCATCACGGTCGAGCGCCGCAACGAGTTCCTCGGCCTGCGCGGGCTGGAGAACAGCGTGACGAGGTTCGACGACGTGTTCGTCCCCGAGGAGAACGTCATCGGCGGCCTCGGCAAGGGCCTCAAGATCGCCCTGACCACGCTGAACACCGGCCGGCTGTCGCTGCCCGCGATGTGCGTCGGCGCCGGCAAGTGGTCGCTCAACGTCGCCCGCGAATGGTCGGCGGAGCGGGTGCAGTGGGGCCGCCCGGTCGGGCAGCACGAGGCGGTCGCCAAGAAGATCGCGTTCATCGCCGCGACGACGTACGCGATGGAGTCCATGCTGGACCTCTGCTGCCTGATCGCCGACGACGACCGCAACGACATCCGCATCGAGGCGGCCCTGGTCAAGCTGTTCGCCAGCGAGATGGCCTGGCAGGTCGGCGACGAGCTGGTGCAGATCCGTGGCGGCCGCGGCTTCGAGAAGGCCGAGTCGCTGGCCGCCCGCGGCGAGCGCCCGGTCGAGGCCGAGCAGATGCTGCGCGACCTGCGGATCAACCGCATCTTCGAGGGCTCCACCGAGATCATGCACCTGCTCATCGCGCGGGAGGCGGTCGACGCGCACCTGTCGGTCGCCGGCGACATCATCGACCCGGACGCCGGGCTCGGCCGCAAGGCCCGCGCCGGGGCGCGCGCGGGGGCCTTCTACGCGCGCTGGCTGCCGACTCTCGCCGTCGGCAAGGGACAACAGCCTTCCGCGTACGCCGAATTCGGTCCGCTCGCCGCCCACCTGCGGTACGTCGAGCGCACCTCGCGCAAGCTGGCCCGGTCGACGTTCTACGCGATGTCGCGCTGGCAGGGCAAGCTCGAACGCAAGCAGGGCTTCCTCGGCCGCATCGTCGACATCGGGGCGGAGCTGTTCGCGATGTCGGCGGTGTGCGTCCGCGCCCAGGCGGAGCGGCAGCACCGGCCGGAGGGCGTGGAGCTGGCCGACCTGTTCTGCCGGCAGGCCCGGCTCCGGGCGGAGGCGCTGTTCGCCGCGCTGTGGGACAACACCGACTCGATCGACGTGAAGGCGGCCCGGCGCGTCCTCGAGGGCCGGTACGCCTTCCTCGAGCAAGGTGTCGTCACCCCGCAGACCGACGCGCCGTGGGTGGCGGTGTCGAGTCCGGAGTCGGCCACAGGGGAAGACGTCCGCCGTCGCATCCCGCCGCCCGCGTGA
- a CDS encoding SDR family NAD(P)-dependent oxidoreductase codes for MTEFGGLRAIVTGGASGIGLATATLLAERGCAVACLDLNTGVKEPLLGIACDVTDDASVRAAVDAAVRELGGLDIVVNNAGIGAQGSVEDNDDAEWARVFDVNVYGMVRVARAALPHLRASRHAVIVNTGSICATAGLPQRALYSATKGAVQSMTLAMAADHLAEGIRVNCVNPGTADTPWIGRLLARAADPDAERAALEARQPTGRLVAAEEVAAAIAYLASPLASATTGATLAVDGGMQGLRLRR; via the coding sequence ATGACAGAGTTCGGTGGGCTGCGCGCCATCGTCACCGGCGGCGCCTCCGGCATCGGACTGGCCACCGCCACCCTGCTCGCCGAGCGCGGCTGCGCGGTCGCCTGCCTCGACCTCAACACCGGCGTGAAGGAACCGCTGCTCGGCATCGCCTGCGACGTCACCGACGACGCCTCCGTGCGCGCCGCGGTCGACGCCGCGGTCCGCGAGCTGGGCGGTCTCGACATCGTCGTCAACAACGCGGGCATCGGCGCCCAGGGCAGCGTCGAGGACAACGACGACGCTGAGTGGGCCCGGGTCTTCGACGTCAACGTGTACGGCATGGTCCGCGTCGCCCGGGCCGCCCTGCCGCACCTGCGCGCCTCCCGGCACGCCGTCATCGTCAACACCGGCTCGATCTGCGCGACGGCCGGGCTGCCGCAGCGCGCCCTGTACTCGGCGACCAAGGGCGCCGTGCAGTCGATGACCCTGGCCATGGCCGCCGACCACCTCGCCGAGGGGATCCGGGTGAACTGCGTCAACCCCGGCACGGCCGACACCCCGTGGATCGGCCGGCTGCTGGCCCGGGCGGCCGATCCCGACGCCGAACGCGCCGCGCTCGAGGCCCGCCAGCCCACCGGGCGGCTGGTCGCCGCGGAGGAGGTCGCCGCCGCCATCGCCTACCTGGCCAGCCCGCTGGCCTCGGCCACCACGGGCGCCACGCTGGCGGTCGACGGCGGCATGCAGGGACTGCGTCTGCGCCGGTAG
- a CDS encoding IlvD/Edd family dehydratase produces the protein MQPRRSAQWYAGDVRNSYIHRAWMRRGLPAGAFDGRPHIAIANTASDLTPCNAHLNEVARSVSDGIHAAGGIPLNLPVVSLGETQVRPTAMLWRNMAAMAIEEMLRANPIDGVVLLGGCDKTIPALLMGAASVDLPAVVVPGGPMLTGTFRGVPLGCGTGVWQLSEEVRAGTLSAAEFTRSESSMIRSKGHCNTMGTASTMGLLAEVLGMTLPGVAGTPAPDSRLLEAAYATGELAVDLVGRDLRPSAVMTRGSFLNAVVALAALGGSTNAVVHLLAIAGRLGVELSQDDFDRAGSHVPLLVDLQPAGRFLMDDLYRAGGLHAVLAEIRDLLDPAALTVTGRPLVECLGAAQVYDREVIRAREQPLQPEAGIAVLYGNLAPDGAVIKPAAASPELLQHRGPAVVFDSIEDLQARLDDPGLDVTPDSVLILRGCGPKGYPGMPEVSNMPLPAKLLAEGVRDMVRICDGRMSGTAYGTVVLHVAPEAAAGGPLAKVRTGDMIVLDVANRRVDVDLTDEELAAREPAPEAVHAFARPRRGWERLYVDTVGQANTGADCDFLLGSSGDQVSRESH, from the coding sequence ATGCAGCCACGCCGCAGTGCACAGTGGTACGCCGGAGACGTCCGCAACAGCTACATCCACCGGGCCTGGATGCGCCGCGGCCTGCCCGCCGGGGCCTTCGACGGGCGCCCGCACATCGCCATCGCGAACACGGCCTCCGACCTGACGCCGTGCAACGCGCACCTGAACGAGGTGGCCCGCAGCGTCTCGGACGGCATCCACGCCGCGGGCGGCATCCCGCTGAACCTGCCGGTGGTGTCGCTCGGCGAGACGCAGGTGCGCCCCACCGCGATGCTGTGGCGCAACATGGCCGCGATGGCCATCGAGGAGATGCTGCGCGCCAACCCGATCGACGGCGTGGTCCTGCTCGGTGGCTGCGACAAGACCATCCCCGCGCTGCTGATGGGCGCCGCGTCGGTGGACCTGCCCGCGGTCGTGGTGCCCGGCGGGCCGATGCTCACCGGCACCTTCCGCGGCGTACCGCTGGGCTGCGGCACCGGCGTCTGGCAGCTGAGCGAGGAGGTCCGCGCGGGCACCCTCAGCGCCGCCGAGTTCACCCGCTCGGAATCCTCCATGATCCGCAGCAAGGGGCACTGCAACACCATGGGCACCGCGTCCACGATGGGGCTGCTCGCCGAGGTCCTCGGGATGACCCTGCCCGGCGTGGCCGGCACCCCCGCGCCGGACAGCCGCCTGCTGGAGGCCGCGTACGCGACCGGCGAGCTCGCCGTGGATCTCGTCGGCCGGGACCTGCGCCCGAGCGCGGTGATGACCCGGGGATCGTTCCTCAACGCCGTCGTCGCCCTCGCGGCGCTGGGCGGCTCCACCAACGCCGTCGTGCACCTGCTGGCCATCGCCGGACGGCTCGGCGTCGAGCTCAGCCAGGACGACTTCGACCGGGCCGGCTCGCACGTGCCGCTGCTGGTCGACCTGCAGCCGGCCGGCCGGTTCCTGATGGACGACCTGTACCGTGCCGGCGGCCTGCACGCGGTCCTCGCCGAGATCCGCGACCTGCTCGACCCGGCCGCGCTGACCGTCACCGGCCGGCCCCTGGTCGAGTGTCTCGGCGCCGCCCAGGTCTACGACCGCGAGGTCATCCGGGCACGGGAGCAGCCCCTGCAGCCCGAGGCGGGCATCGCCGTGCTGTACGGCAACCTCGCCCCGGACGGCGCCGTCATCAAACCCGCCGCCGCCTCCCCGGAGCTGCTGCAGCACCGCGGCCCCGCCGTCGTCTTCGACTCCATCGAGGACCTGCAGGCCCGCCTCGACGACCCCGGGCTGGACGTCACGCCCGACTCGGTGCTGATCCTGCGCGGCTGCGGGCCGAAGGGCTACCCGGGGATGCCCGAGGTCTCCAACATGCCGCTGCCGGCGAAGCTGCTCGCCGAGGGCGTACGCGACATGGTCCGCATCTGTGACGGGCGGATGAGCGGGACCGCGTACGGAACGGTGGTCCTGCACGTGGCCCCGGAGGCCGCCGCAGGCGGCCCGCTCGCCAAGGTCCGCACCGGCGACATGATCGTCCTGGATGTCGCCAACCGGCGCGTCGACGTCGACCTCACCGACGAAGAGCTCGCCGCCCGGGAGCCCGCACCCGAGGCGGTGCACGCGTTCGCCCGGCCGCGCCGGGGCTGGGAACGCCTCTACGTCGACACCGTCGGGCAGGCGAACACCGGCGCCGACTGCGACTTCCTGCTCGGTTCCAGCGGCGACCAGGTCTCCCGCGAATCCCACTGA
- a CDS encoding IclR family transcriptional regulator, with protein sequence MTDQDADKLVGSDRVLAVLAELAKHPRGIGLEDMARAMASAKPTVHRALASLRRAGFAVQDGHGRYVLGDEFLRLAFAHHEARPDHVRVQPVLQRLCERYGETIHYAGLDGRDVVYRSKLDPTSGAVRLTSMVGGRNPAHCTAVGKLLLSYTLRTEQQVRDWAGDGELPKRTEHSIGTAEELHAELVRTRERGYGVDDQENEPGVICLAVPMFLTSPAAPSGAISISALAYRTPLKKLIEDLPAIRAVVADPAT encoded by the coding sequence ATGACGGATCAGGACGCCGACAAGCTCGTCGGCTCCGACCGTGTCCTGGCGGTCCTCGCCGAGCTGGCGAAACACCCCCGGGGCATCGGGCTGGAGGACATGGCACGGGCCATGGCCAGCGCGAAGCCGACCGTCCACCGTGCGCTCGCGTCGCTGCGCCGGGCCGGGTTCGCCGTCCAGGACGGCCACGGGCGGTACGTGCTCGGCGACGAGTTCCTGCGGCTCGCGTTCGCGCACCACGAGGCACGCCCCGACCACGTCCGGGTCCAGCCGGTCCTCCAGCGGCTCTGCGAGCGGTACGGCGAGACGATCCACTACGCCGGCCTCGACGGGCGCGACGTGGTCTACCGGTCCAAGCTCGACCCGACCTCCGGCGCCGTACGCCTGACCTCGATGGTCGGCGGGCGCAACCCGGCGCACTGCACCGCCGTGGGCAAGCTGCTGCTGTCGTACACGCTGCGCACCGAGCAGCAGGTCCGCGACTGGGCCGGCGACGGCGAGCTGCCGAAACGCACCGAGCACTCGATCGGCACGGCCGAGGAGCTGCACGCCGAGCTCGTCCGCACCCGGGAACGCGGCTACGGCGTCGACGACCAGGAGAACGAGCCCGGCGTCATCTGCCTCGCCGTACCGATGTTCCTGACCTCGCCGGCCGCGCCCAGCGGGGCGATCAGCATCAGCGCCCTGGCCTACCGCACCCCGCTGAAGAAGCTCATCGAGGACCTGCCTGCCATCCGGGCGGTCGTCGCCGACCCCGCCACCTGA
- a CDS encoding fumarylacetoacetate hydrolase family protein, which produces MRIGAFGAEKPAVRVDDTRYVDVSDLVTDFDEAFFAAGGAAGLTAAVADRIAAGDVREVGDQRIGAPIARPHQILCIGLNYSDHAAETGQAVPSEPILFTKSPNTLVGPNDDVRIPRGSTKTDWEVELGIVIGTRTSYLDTPADAAAVIAGYVLVNDVSERAFQMERGGQWSKGKSAETFNPAGPWLATPDEIPDVRNLDMWLDVNGVRRQTGTTATMVFDPYVIVHHLSQFLVLEPGDLINTGTPPGVGMGFKPPVWLQPGDVMELGIDHLGRARQRVIGPR; this is translated from the coding sequence ATGCGCATCGGCGCCTTCGGCGCCGAGAAGCCCGCCGTCCGCGTCGACGACACCCGCTACGTCGACGTGTCCGACCTGGTCACCGACTTCGACGAGGCGTTCTTCGCCGCCGGCGGCGCCGCCGGCCTGACCGCGGCGGTCGCGGACCGGATCGCCGCCGGCGACGTGCGCGAGGTCGGCGACCAGCGGATCGGCGCCCCGATCGCCCGCCCGCACCAGATCCTGTGCATCGGGCTGAACTACAGCGACCACGCGGCCGAGACCGGTCAGGCCGTGCCGTCCGAGCCGATCCTGTTCACCAAGAGCCCGAACACCCTCGTCGGGCCCAACGACGACGTGCGGATCCCCCGCGGCTCGACCAAGACCGACTGGGAGGTGGAGCTGGGCATCGTCATCGGCACGCGCACCTCCTACCTCGACACGCCCGCCGACGCCGCCGCCGTGATCGCCGGCTACGTGCTGGTCAACGACGTCAGCGAGCGCGCCTTCCAGATGGAGCGCGGCGGGCAGTGGAGCAAGGGCAAGTCCGCCGAGACGTTCAACCCGGCCGGCCCGTGGCTGGCCACCCCGGACGAGATCCCGGACGTGCGCAACCTGGACATGTGGCTCGACGTCAACGGGGTACGCCGGCAGACCGGCACCACCGCGACCATGGTGTTCGACCCGTACGTGATCGTCCACCACCTGAGCCAGTTCCTGGTCCTCGAGCCGGGCGACCTGATCAACACCGGTACGCCGCCCGGCGTGGGCATGGGCTTCAAGCCGCCGGTGTGGCTGCAGCCCGGCGACGTGATGGAGCTGGGCATCGACCACCTCGGCCGGGCCCGTCAACGGGTCATCGGGCCGCGCTGA
- a CDS encoding PaaX family transcriptional regulator translates to MTSPYDIDEIFPGDLAASARLPRRQSGNSPQDLAVTLLADYTLRHRSWLPSGAIVALLAEAGVSPAGARTAISRLARRGAVEGQRDGRRSSYRLTVAAATFLAVGGSAIVAPGDAQPWDGRWTLIAFSLPQEEGTLRRGLRSQLRWMGYAPLYDGLWISPHDLGEKVRARLAELTLGTLTVFRARQVELDAAIRRNPIDAWDTAGIARQYEAFIERWGPALPRTLTGVEAVRARTEVMNTYRRLPVLDPHLPARLLPPGWLREPARDLFTAVYDGLAEAAENHVRAVASRHSGGDVTGIRAHTVADLASGFR, encoded by the coding sequence ATGACCAGCCCGTACGACATCGACGAGATCTTCCCCGGTGACCTCGCCGCGTCGGCACGGCTGCCCCGGCGGCAGAGCGGCAACTCGCCCCAGGACCTCGCCGTCACTCTGCTGGCGGACTACACCCTGCGGCACCGCTCGTGGCTGCCCTCCGGGGCCATCGTCGCCCTGCTCGCCGAGGCGGGCGTCTCCCCGGCCGGGGCGCGGACGGCGATCAGCCGCCTGGCCCGGCGCGGGGCCGTCGAGGGGCAGCGCGACGGCCGGCGCAGCTCGTACCGGCTGACCGTCGCGGCCGCCACCTTCCTGGCCGTCGGCGGAAGCGCGATCGTCGCCCCCGGCGATGCGCAGCCGTGGGACGGACGGTGGACGCTGATCGCCTTCTCGCTGCCGCAGGAGGAGGGCACGCTCCGGCGAGGATTGCGGAGCCAGCTGCGCTGGATGGGCTACGCCCCGCTCTACGACGGCCTCTGGATCTCCCCGCACGACCTCGGCGAGAAGGTCAGGGCCCGGCTCGCCGAGCTCACCCTCGGCACCCTGACGGTCTTCCGCGCCCGGCAGGTCGAGCTGGACGCCGCGATCCGTCGCAACCCGATCGACGCGTGGGACACCGCGGGAATCGCCCGGCAGTACGAGGCCTTCATCGAGCGGTGGGGCCCCGCGCTGCCCCGCACGCTCACCGGCGTCGAGGCGGTCCGCGCCCGTACCGAGGTCATGAACACGTACCGGCGGCTCCCCGTGCTCGACCCGCACCTGCCGGCTCGGCTGCTGCCGCCGGGGTGGCTGCGCGAGCCCGCCCGCGACCTGTTCACCGCCGTGTACGACGGCCTGGCCGAGGCCGCGGAGAACCACGTCCGCGCGGTGGCGAGCCGGCACTCCGGCGGGGACGTCACCGGCATCCGCGCGCACACGGTCGCCGACCTGGCATCCGGCTTCCGCTGA
- a CDS encoding extracellular catalytic domain type 1 short-chain-length polyhydroxyalkanoate depolymerase, producing MKIRRRMLLAAATAVALVGLVVPAARPAFAAALTEVTSFGDNPGGMRMHIYVPDNRPARPAIVVAMHGCGGSGPGFYSGSEFAAQADRYGFLVIYPTATQQAGFGNCFDTWSDAAKRRGGGSDPVSIVSMITYAERQYNGDPNRVYATGSSSGGMMTNEMLALYPDVFKAGAAFMGVPFGCFANAADYPPGTSKCTGGSMDRTPQQWGDLVRGAYPGYSGPRPRMQLWHGTSDTLVPYSLLQEEIEQWTNVFGLSQTPTSSDTPQPGWNRRRYADSSGTVQVEAYSIQGAGHSLPSAGMAAYAVAFFGLDGTSTPPSTPPSTPPSGPPPSDPPVSTTCRVSATVNAWNSGLTETLTITNTGTTAVNGWSLAFVLPGGQTITSGWNASYAPASGRVTATNASYNGAIAPNASVSIGFQANHTGNTAQAGGFTLNNSPCSAA from the coding sequence ATGAAGATCAGAAGAAGAATGCTGCTCGCCGCCGCCACCGCGGTGGCCCTCGTGGGGCTGGTCGTACCAGCGGCCCGCCCCGCGTTCGCCGCCGCGCTGACCGAGGTGACGAGCTTCGGCGACAACCCCGGCGGCATGCGGATGCACATCTACGTCCCGGACAACCGGCCCGCCCGGCCCGCCATCGTGGTGGCCATGCACGGCTGCGGCGGCTCGGGTCCGGGCTTCTACTCCGGCAGCGAGTTCGCCGCCCAGGCCGACCGGTACGGCTTCCTGGTCATCTACCCGACCGCCACCCAGCAGGCCGGCTTCGGCAACTGCTTCGACACCTGGTCGGACGCGGCTAAGCGGCGCGGCGGCGGCAGCGACCCGGTGTCGATCGTCTCGATGATCACGTACGCGGAACGGCAGTACAACGGCGATCCGAACCGGGTGTACGCGACCGGCAGCTCGTCCGGCGGGATGATGACCAACGAGATGCTCGCGCTGTACCCCGACGTGTTCAAGGCCGGCGCGGCGTTCATGGGTGTGCCGTTCGGCTGCTTCGCCAACGCCGCCGACTACCCGCCCGGCACCAGCAAGTGCACCGGCGGCAGCATGGACCGGACCCCGCAGCAGTGGGGTGACCTGGTGCGGGGCGCGTACCCGGGCTACAGCGGCCCGCGCCCGCGCATGCAGCTGTGGCACGGCACCAGCGACACGCTCGTGCCGTACTCGCTGCTGCAGGAGGAGATCGAGCAGTGGACCAACGTGTTCGGGCTGAGCCAGACGCCGACCTCCTCCGACACGCCGCAGCCGGGCTGGAACCGGCGCCGGTACGCCGACAGCTCCGGCACGGTCCAGGTCGAGGCGTACAGCATCCAGGGCGCCGGGCACAGCCTGCCGAGCGCCGGCATGGCCGCGTACGCGGTCGCGTTCTTCGGTCTTGACGGCACGAGCACGCCGCCGTCGACTCCCCCGTCCACGCCGCCGTCGGGGCCGCCGCCCTCCGACCCGCCGGTCTCGACCACGTGCCGGGTCTCCGCCACGGTGAACGCGTGGAACTCCGGGCTGACCGAGACCCTCACCATCACCAACACGGGCACCACCGCCGTCAACGGCTGGTCGCTGGCGTTCGTCCTGCCGGGCGGACAGACCATCACCTCGGGCTGGAACGCGAGCTACGCGCCGGCGTCGGGCCGGGTGACGGCGACGAACGCGAGCTACAACGGCGCGATCGCCCCGAACGCCTCGGTCAGCATCGGGTTCCAGGCGAACCACACCGGCAACACGGCCCAGGCGGGCGGCTTCACCCTGAACAACAGCCCCTGCAGCGCTGCCTGA
- a CDS encoding PaaX family transcriptional regulator — translation MPSTETAEAGPRPQTLLLMLFGDYLLDRDLCVFTGSVIDVCDRLGISAHAARSTLTRMAGRGLLHRERHGRRVYIGLTERSTALLRDGRDRIWGAGAVNDRWDGTWTLLSFSLPESWQRQRHDLRSQLAWAGFGPLQGGLWIAPGEVAADHIVSSLGLDAHARVFHARAGSRTDIRVMVGDAYDVPALAAAYTAFLARWDGTAQMSDPLAARLMLIAEWLHAIRRDPRLPVEHLPPDWPAVRAQKLFRELETAYREPARAVAEGLLELRPATA, via the coding sequence ATGCCGTCGACGGAGACCGCGGAGGCCGGGCCCCGCCCGCAGACCCTGCTGCTGATGCTTTTCGGTGACTACCTGCTCGACCGCGACCTGTGCGTGTTCACCGGCAGCGTGATCGACGTCTGCGACCGGCTGGGCATCTCCGCGCACGCCGCCCGCTCCACCCTGACCCGGATGGCCGGCCGCGGCCTGCTGCACCGGGAGCGCCACGGCCGCCGCGTGTACATCGGTCTCACCGAGCGGTCCACGGCGCTGCTGCGCGACGGGCGCGACCGGATCTGGGGCGCCGGCGCGGTCAACGACCGGTGGGACGGCACCTGGACGCTGCTGAGCTTCTCGCTGCCCGAGTCCTGGCAACGCCAGCGCCACGACCTGCGCTCCCAGCTGGCCTGGGCCGGCTTCGGGCCGCTGCAGGGCGGGCTGTGGATCGCGCCCGGCGAGGTGGCCGCCGACCACATCGTCAGCAGCCTCGGCCTCGACGCCCACGCCCGGGTCTTCCACGCGCGCGCCGGCTCCCGCACCGACATCCGCGTCATGGTCGGCGACGCGTACGACGTGCCCGCGCTCGCCGCCGCGTACACCGCCTTCCTGGCCCGCTGGGACGGAACCGCGCAGATGAGCGACCCGCTCGCCGCCCGCCTCATGCTGATCGCGGAATGGCTGCACGCCATCCGGCGGGATCCGCGCCTGCCGGTGGAGCACCTGCCGCCGGACTGGCCCGCGGTCCGGGCGCAGAAGCTCTTCCGCGAGCTCGAGACGGCGTACCGGGAACCCGCCCGAGCCGTTGCGGAAGGCCTGCTGGAGCTGCGCCCGGCAACCGCGTGA